A window from Gossypium raimondii isolate GPD5lz chromosome 7, ASM2569854v1, whole genome shotgun sequence encodes these proteins:
- the LOC105795736 gene encoding ras-related protein RABA3, producing the protein MNEEMNGGGVGNEEEYAPEKIDYVFKVVVIGDSAVGKSQILSRFAKNEFCLDSKSTIGVEFQTRTVTIKTKVIKAQIWDTAGQERYRAVTSAYYRGALGSMLVYDISKRQSFDSLARWVEELRANADNSIVIMLVGNKADLVDQRAVPTEDAVEFAKEQGLFFAETSALSGDNVDKAFFKLLEEIYGAMCKKSLESANGAEHLTALKGSKIDVIAGSDFETSEMKKLSTCSC; encoded by the exons ATGAACGAAGAGATGAATGGTGGTGGGGTGGGGAATGAAGAAGAATACGCGCCAGAGAAAATAGATTATGTGTTCAAAGTGGTGGTGATCGGAGATTCAGCAGTTGGGAAGTCTCAGATTCTGTCGAGGTTTGCCAAGAATGAGTTTTGCTTGGATTCCAAGTCCACCATTGGGGTTGAGTTCCAGACACGAACGGTTACCATTAAGACCAAAGTCATCAAAGCCCAGATCTGGGACACAGCTGGGCAAGAAAG GTACCGAGCAGTAACAAGCGCATACTATAGAGGCGCATTGGGGTCGATGCTAGTGTACGACATCAGCAAGCGGCAGAGCTTCGATAGCCTGGCGAGATGGGTGGAGGAGCTCCGGGCCAACGCCGATAACTCCATCGTCATCATGCTCGTCGGTAACAAGGCTGATCTAGTGGACCAGAGGGCGGTTCCAACCGAAGACGCGGTTGAGTTCGCCAAGGAACAGGGACTGTTCTTTGCCGAGACATCTGCGCTTAGCGGTGACAACGTGGATAAGGCATTTTTCAAGTTGCTGGAAGAAATTTACGGTGCCATGTGCAAAAAATCTTTGGAATCTGCCAACGGTGCTGAACATCTCACGGCTTTAAAGGGATCGAAGATTGACGTGATTGCCGGTTCTGATTTTGAAACAAGTGAGATGAAGAAATTATCTACATGCtcttgttaa
- the LOC105795730 gene encoding AAA-ATPase At2g46620: MTILYNPFFLLFITFVFLFLFRVVLIKTGLIFTVKKKWRLFEDCFHVYQLFKVPKFNESMQRNQLYHKVFVYLNSLTSVEDSDFTNLFTGKKPNEILLRLDPNQIIEDDFLGAKILWINEDNNLVLKIRKADKRRVLRPYLQHIHSISDDLDEKKRDLKLYVNVVGHGDDHKGRWRCVPFTHPSTFETIAMESDLKNKVKSDLESFLKAKQYYHRLGRVWKRSYLLYGPSGTGKSSFIAALANFLSYDVYDIDLSKVSDDSDLKLLLLQSTAKSVIVIEDLDRYLSEKSTAVSLSGILNFMDGMLTSSCSEERVMVFTMNGKDHVDQAVLRPGRIDVHIHFPLCDFTAFKTLANSYLGLKDHKLFPQVEEIFQNGSSLSPAEIGELMIANRNSPSRALKSVIHALQTDGDGRGGLNIGRRSTENGPRKLSGEMGEGSGVFGKEGANAVKEFKKLYGLLRVKSSRKSQSSDLNGDQKEGG; encoded by the coding sequence ATGACAATTCTTTATAACCCATTTTTTCTCTTGTTTATAACTTTCGTTTTCCTGTTTCTTTTCCGGGTTGTTTTGATCAAGACCGGACTGATTTTTACTGTCAAGAAAAAATGGCGTCTTTTTGAAGATTGCTTTCATGTCTACCAGTTGTTCAAAGTCCCCAAATTCAATGAAAGCATGCAAAGAAACCAACTTTATCACAAAGTTTTTGTTTATCTCAATTCACTCACTTCCGTTGAAGATTCCGATTTCACCAATCTCTTCACCGGCAAAAAACCAAATGAAATCCTTCTCCGCCTCGACCCCAACCAAATAATCGAAGACGATTTTCTGGGTGCCAAGATTCTCTGGATCAACGAAGATAACAATTTGGTGTTGAAGATTCGAAAAGCCGATAAACGAAGAGTTCTCCGGCCTTACCTTCAACATATCCACTCAATTTCCGATGATTTGGATGAGAAGAAACGAGACTTGAAGCTTTACGTGAACGTCGTTGGCCATGGCGATGATCACAAGGGACGGTGGAGATGCGTTCCCTTCACGCATCCTTCAACGTTTGAAACAATAGCTATGGAATCTGACCTTAAAAACAAAGTCAAATCCGATCTCGAGTCTTTCCTCAAAGCCAAACAGTATTACCATAGGTTGGGTCGTGTTTGGAAACGAAGCTATCTCCTTTACGGTCCTTCAGGTACTGGAAAATCAAGCTTTATCGCAGCTTTGGCTAATTTCTTGAGTTACGATGTTTACGACATTGATTTGTCCAAAGTTTCCGATGACTCCGACCTTAAACTTCTCTTGTTACAAAGCACGGCCAAATCCGTGATTGTCATCGAGGATCTTGACCGGTATTTGTCGGAGAAATCAACGGCCGTCAGTTTGTCGGGAATTTTAAACTTTATGGACGGGATGTTAACCTCCAGCTGCAGCGAAGAAAGGGTCATGGTCTTCACAATGAACGGCAAGGATCACGTCGACCAGGCGGTTCTCAGACCAGGAAGGATTGATGTTCATATACATTTTCCCCTATGCGATTTCACGGCATTTAAAACGCTGGCCAATAGTTACCTGGGGCTCAAGGATCATAAGCTGTTTCCGCAAGTAGAGGAGATTTTCCAAAATGGGTCGAGTTTAAGCCCGGCTGAGATTGGGGAGTTAATGATCGCGAACCGGAATTCGCCGAGCCGAGCTTTGAAATCCGTCATTCATGCCTTGCAAACGGACGGCGATGGGAGGGGGGGTTTGAATATCGGGCGGCGGTCGACCGAGAATGGGCCGAGGAAATTATCAGGTGAAATGGGTGAAGGGAGTGGGGTTTTCGGTAAGGAAGGAGCCAATGCGGTGAAGGAGTTTAAGAAATTGTACGGATTGTTGAGGGTCAAAAGCAGTAGAAAATCTCAATCCTCCGATCTTAACGGTGACCAAAAGGAAGGCGGATGA